In the Streptomyces sp. f51 genome, one interval contains:
- a CDS encoding PTS transporter subunit EIIC: protein MSAVSDVSPARARWNTAFQGLQKMGRSLQLPIAVLPAAGILNRLGQPDVFGDEGLGWNRLSKVMVGAGGALLDGSLGLPLLFCIGVSIGMAKKADGSTALAAVAGFLVYYGVLHQFPEGCPGGSKAIPGIGCQITETGGGVTAFTFQNPGVFGGIIMGLLAAWFWARFHRTRLVDWLGFFNGRRLVPILMSFVAIGFAALCLWVWPPIGDGLESFSDWLHHAGSWGAGVFGLANRALLVIGLHQFLNVPIWFQFGSYTKPDGTVVHGDINMFLAGDPNAGQFLTGFFPIMMFALPAAALAMTHCAKPHRRKEVGGLMLSVALTSFVTGITEPIEYSFLFIAPLLYAVHAVLTGVSMAVSWALGVHDGFSFSAGLIDYVINWNLATKPWLIIPIGLCFAVVYYVIFRFAITKFDLKTPGREPDEEVEDTTKA from the coding sequence ATGAGTGCCGTAAGTGATGTTTCGCCCGCACGCGCCCGCTGGAACACGGCCTTCCAGGGGCTTCAGAAGATGGGCCGCAGTCTTCAGCTGCCGATCGCGGTGCTGCCGGCGGCGGGCATCCTCAACCGGCTCGGCCAGCCGGACGTGTTCGGGGACGAGGGCCTCGGATGGAACAGACTCTCCAAGGTGATGGTGGGCGCGGGCGGCGCCCTGCTCGACGGCTCGCTCGGACTGCCCCTGCTGTTCTGCATCGGCGTGTCGATCGGCATGGCGAAGAAGGCGGACGGCTCGACGGCGCTCGCGGCGGTGGCGGGCTTCCTCGTCTACTACGGCGTGCTGCACCAGTTCCCCGAGGGCTGTCCGGGCGGTTCGAAGGCCATTCCGGGCATCGGCTGTCAGATCACCGAGACGGGCGGCGGCGTGACGGCGTTCACCTTCCAGAACCCCGGCGTGTTCGGCGGCATCATCATGGGTCTGCTGGCGGCCTGGTTCTGGGCCCGTTTCCACCGTACGAGGCTGGTGGACTGGCTCGGCTTCTTCAACGGCCGCCGCCTGGTGCCGATCCTGATGTCGTTCGTGGCGATCGGGTTCGCGGCGCTGTGCCTGTGGGTGTGGCCGCCGATCGGTGACGGCCTGGAGAGTTTCAGCGACTGGCTGCACCACGCGGGCTCGTGGGGCGCGGGCGTGTTCGGTCTCGCGAACCGGGCTCTGCTGGTGATCGGTCTGCACCAGTTCCTGAACGTGCCCATCTGGTTCCAGTTCGGCAGCTACACCAAGCCGGACGGCACGGTGGTGCACGGCGACATCAACATGTTCCTGGCGGGTGACCCCAACGCGGGGCAGTTCCTGACGGGCTTCTTCCCGATCATGATGTTCGCGCTGCCGGCGGCGGCGCTGGCGATGACGCACTGCGCGAAGCCGCACCGGCGCAAGGAGGTGGGCGGCCTGATGCTCTCGGTGGCGCTGACGTCGTTCGTCACGGGCATCACCGAGCCGATCGAGTACTCGTTCCTGTTCATCGCGCCGCTGCTGTACGCGGTGCACGCGGTGCTCACGGGTGTGTCGATGGCGGTGAGCTGGGCGCTGGGTGTGCACGACGGTTTCAGTTTCTCGGCAGGTCTGATCGACTACGTCATCAACTGGAACCTGGCGACCAAGCCCTGGCTGATCATCCCGATCGGCCTGTGTTTCGCCGTCGTCTACTACGTCATCTTCCGGTTCGCGATCACGAAGTTCGATCTGAAGACCCCGGGGCGGGAGCCGGACGAGGAGGTCGAGGACACCACGAAGGCGTAG
- a CDS encoding PTS transporter subunit EIIC, with translation MSTATVSAAPAKKRGSGLFQGLQKVGRSLQLPIAVLPAAGILLRLGVPDIAQKLHLPDKVTEVFATAGGAIFDNLPMLFCIGVAIGFAKKADGSTALAALVGFLVYSNVLKAFPVTEAKIQKGADIAATYNNPGVLGGIIMGLLSAVLWQRYHRKKLVDWLGFFNGRRLVPIIMAFVGTAMGVFFGLVWEPIGTGISHFGEWITGLGTVGAGLFGLINRALIPVGMHQFVNAVSWFQIGDFKNSAGVVVHGDLNRFFAGDPSAGMFMSGFFPIMMFGLPAAAIAIAHSARPERRKAVMGMMISLALTSFVTGVTEPIEFSFMFIAPLLYAIHAVLTALSLAVTWALGVHAGFTFSAGFIDYALNWNLATKPWLIIPIGLVFGAIYYVVFRFAITKFNLPTPGREPEEELEDLTKA, from the coding sequence ATGAGCACCGCCACCGTCTCGGCGGCACCCGCGAAGAAGCGGGGATCCGGCCTGTTCCAGGGCCTGCAAAAGGTCGGCCGCAGCCTACAGCTGCCGATCGCCGTGCTTCCGGCGGCGGGCATCCTGCTGCGTCTGGGAGTACCGGACATCGCGCAGAAGCTGCACCTGCCCGACAAGGTCACGGAGGTGTTCGCCACCGCCGGCGGCGCGATCTTCGACAACCTGCCGATGCTGTTCTGCATCGGTGTCGCGATCGGCTTCGCCAAGAAGGCGGACGGCTCCACCGCGCTCGCGGCCCTGGTCGGCTTCCTGGTCTACAGCAACGTGCTCAAGGCCTTCCCGGTCACCGAGGCGAAGATCCAGAAGGGCGCCGACATAGCGGCGACCTACAACAACCCCGGTGTCCTCGGCGGCATCATCATGGGTCTGCTCTCCGCCGTGCTGTGGCAGCGCTACCACCGCAAGAAGCTGGTGGACTGGCTCGGCTTCTTCAACGGCCGCCGTCTGGTGCCGATCATCATGGCGTTCGTCGGCACGGCCATGGGTGTCTTCTTCGGTCTGGTCTGGGAGCCGATCGGTACCGGCATCTCCCACTTCGGCGAGTGGATCACCGGTCTCGGCACGGTCGGCGCGGGCCTGTTCGGTCTCATCAACCGCGCGCTCATCCCGGTCGGCATGCACCAGTTCGTGAACGCCGTGTCCTGGTTCCAGATCGGCGACTTCAAGAACTCCGCGGGCGTGGTCGTCCACGGTGACCTCAACCGGTTCTTCGCCGGTGACCCGAGCGCCGGAATGTTCATGTCGGGCTTCTTCCCGATCATGATGTTCGGTCTGCCGGCCGCCGCGATCGCCATCGCGCACTCCGCCCGCCCCGAGCGCCGCAAGGCCGTGATGGGCATGATGATCTCGCTGGCGCTGACCTCGTTCGTGACGGGTGTGACCGAGCCGATCGAGTTCTCGTTCATGTTCATCGCGCCGCTCCTCTACGCGATCCACGCGGTGCTGACCGCCCTGTCCCTCGCGGTCACCTGGGCGCTCGGTGTCCACGCGGGCTTCACGTTCTCCGCGGGCTTCATCGACTACGCGCTGAACTGGAACCTGGCCACCAAGCCCTGGCTGATCATTCCGATCGGCCTGGTGTTCGGCGCGATCTACTACGTGGTCTTCCGCTTCGCGATCACCAAGTTCAACCTCCCCACCCCGGGCCGTGAGCCCGAGGAGGAGCTCGAGGACCTCACCAAGGCGTGA
- a CDS encoding MBL fold metallo-hydrolase: protein MKLTVVGCSGSFPSAESACSSYLVEADGFRLLLDMGNGALGELQRHCGLYDLDAIFLSHLHADHCIDMCAYFVARYYRHDGGRCAPLPVHGPEGTEHRLTTAYADTPSASSMSEVFDFHTVKPSTFEIGPFTVHTERVAHPVEAYGIRVEHGGRSLTYSGDTGVTEALDELARDTDLFLCEAAFTHGKENIPGLHLNGLEAGETAARAGARRLVLTHIPPWTDADTNLRDARSAYRGPVDLAVPGAAYEI, encoded by the coding sequence ATGAAGCTCACCGTCGTCGGCTGCTCGGGGTCGTTCCCGTCCGCGGAATCGGCCTGCTCGAGCTACCTCGTAGAGGCCGACGGCTTCCGGCTGCTCCTCGACATGGGCAACGGTGCCCTGGGCGAGTTGCAGCGCCACTGCGGTCTCTACGACCTCGACGCGATCTTCCTGAGTCATCTGCACGCCGACCACTGCATCGACATGTGCGCCTACTTCGTCGCGCGCTACTACCGGCACGACGGCGGCCGCTGCGCCCCGCTCCCCGTCCACGGACCCGAGGGAACCGAGCACCGCCTGACCACGGCCTACGCCGACACGCCGTCCGCGTCCTCGATGAGCGAGGTCTTCGACTTCCACACGGTCAAGCCGTCCACGTTCGAGATCGGCCCCTTCACCGTGCACACCGAACGGGTGGCGCACCCGGTGGAGGCGTACGGCATCCGGGTGGAGCACGGCGGACGGTCGTTGACGTACTCCGGCGACACCGGGGTGACCGAGGCCCTGGACGAACTCGCCCGCGACACGGACCTGTTCCTGTGCGAGGCCGCGTTCACCCACGGCAAGGAGAACATCCCCGGCCTCCACCTCAACGGCCTGGAGGCAGGCGAGACCGCGGCCCGGGCGGGCGCCCGCCGCCTGGTCCTGACCCACATCCCCCCGTGGACGGACGCCGACACCAACCTGAGGGACGCCCGTTCGGCGTACCGGGGCCCGGTGGACCTGGCGGTGCCCGGGGCGGCGTACGAGATCTGA
- a CDS encoding type II toxin-antitoxin system PemK/MazF family toxin — translation MDTSWWLALAAVVLLALVATLVDGWGRRGRRPAGRTRPPGRGPRRGGAGRGGPSPRAAEIWWANVPYEDGPGAKDRPCLVLVVRGKRVTVAKITSKYHDERPGVIPLPPGAVGDAQGRPSFLETDELREVPVGDFRRRVGVVDPVLWDQVRYLAR, via the coding sequence GTGGACACGTCCTGGTGGCTCGCGTTGGCGGCGGTGGTTCTGCTCGCGCTGGTCGCGACGCTGGTGGACGGCTGGGGGCGCCGCGGGCGCCGGCCGGCCGGGCGGACGCGTCCGCCGGGCCGGGGACCGCGCCGGGGCGGAGCCGGGCGCGGCGGGCCGTCGCCGCGGGCGGCGGAGATCTGGTGGGCGAACGTCCCGTACGAGGACGGGCCGGGGGCCAAGGACCGGCCGTGTCTGGTGCTGGTGGTGCGCGGGAAGCGGGTGACCGTCGCGAAGATCACCAGCAAGTACCACGACGAGCGGCCCGGGGTGATTCCGCTGCCTCCGGGAGCGGTGGGGGACGCCCAGGGGCGGCCGAGTTTCCTGGAGACGGACGAGCTGCGCGAGGTGCCGGTCGGTGACTTCCGGCGGCGGGTGGGTGTGGTGGACCCGGTCCTGTGGGACCAGGTCCGCTATCTGGCCCGCTGA
- a CDS encoding cysteine synthase — MRYDSPLAAVGNTPLVRLPRLSPSADVRIWAKLEDRNPTGSVKDRPALHMIEQAEKDGRLTPGCTILEPTSGNTGISLAMAAKLKGYRMVCVMPENTSQERRDLLGMWGAEIIPSPAAGGSNTAVRVAKELSAQHPDWVMLYQYGNPDNAGAHYATTGPEILADLPSITHFVAGLGTTGTLMGVGRYLREHKPDVRIVAAEPRYDDLVYGLRNLDEGFVPELYDASVLTTRFSVGSADAVTRTRELLQQEGIFAGVSTGAALHAAIGVGNKAVKAGETADIAFVVADGGWKYLSTGVYTAATTEEAIETLQGQLWA, encoded by the coding sequence ATGCGCTACGACTCCCCGCTCGCCGCGGTGGGCAACACCCCTCTGGTGCGCCTGCCGCGTCTGTCGCCGTCCGCGGACGTCCGTATCTGGGCGAAACTGGAGGACCGCAACCCGACCGGCTCCGTCAAGGACCGGCCGGCCCTCCACATGATCGAGCAGGCGGAGAAGGACGGCAGGCTCACTCCGGGCTGCACGATCCTGGAGCCCACCAGCGGCAACACCGGCATCTCCCTGGCCATGGCGGCGAAGCTCAAGGGCTACCGCATGGTCTGCGTGATGCCCGAGAACACCTCGCAGGAACGCCGTGACCTGCTCGGCATGTGGGGCGCCGAGATCATCCCCAGCCCGGCCGCCGGCGGTTCCAACACCGCCGTGCGCGTCGCCAAGGAACTCTCCGCCCAGCACCCGGACTGGGTGATGCTCTACCAGTACGGCAACCCGGACAACGCCGGCGCCCACTACGCCACGACGGGCCCGGAGATCCTCGCCGACCTCCCGTCCATCACCCACTTCGTGGCGGGCCTCGGCACCACCGGCACCCTCATGGGCGTCGGCCGCTACCTGCGCGAGCACAAGCCGGACGTCAGGATCGTCGCCGCCGAGCCGCGCTACGACGATCTCGTGTACGGCCTGCGCAACCTCGACGAGGGCTTCGTACCGGAGCTGTACGACGCCTCCGTCCTCACCACCCGCTTCTCCGTCGGCTCGGCGGACGCGGTCACCCGCACCCGGGAACTCCTCCAGCAGGAGGGCATCTTCGCGGGCGTCTCCACCGGAGCCGCGCTGCACGCCGCGATCGGCGTCGGCAACAAGGCCGTCAAGGCCGGAGAGACCGCCGACATCGCCTTCGTGGTCGCCGACGGCGGCTGGAAGTACCTGTCGACGGGCGTCTACACCGCGGCCACGACGGAAGAAGCCATCGAGACACTCCAGGGCCAGCTCTGGGCCTAG
- a CDS encoding MoaD/ThiS family protein, with the protein MAIEVRIPTILRTYTDGEKAVQGGGATLAELFTDLDTRHAGIRARIVDGGELRRFVNVYLNDEDVRFLDGINTKLTDGDNVTILPAVAGGMA; encoded by the coding sequence ATGGCCATCGAGGTCCGCATCCCCACCATCCTCCGCACCTACACCGACGGCGAGAAGGCCGTCCAGGGCGGCGGGGCGACCCTCGCCGAGCTGTTCACCGACCTCGACACCCGCCACGCGGGCATCCGGGCCCGGATCGTGGACGGCGGCGAGCTGCGCCGCTTCGTCAACGTCTACCTCAACGACGAGGACGTCCGCTTCCTCGACGGCATCAACACCAAGCTGACCGACGGCGACAACGTCACCATCCTGCCGGCCGTGGCCGGCGGCATGGCCTGA
- a CDS encoding putative leader peptide, which translates to MVLNDVSDKTPGMLLVARLHVDLCRLQSAICTH; encoded by the coding sequence ATGGTTCTGAACGACGTGAGCGACAAGACGCCGGGCATGCTGCTCGTGGCGCGGCTGCACGTCGACCTCTGTAGGTTGCAGAGCGCCATCTGTACGCACTGA
- a CDS encoding M67 family metallopeptidase, with amino-acid sequence MLTITEALFDQIVAHARQDHPDEACGVVAGPAGTGRPERFIPMLNAARSPTFYEFDSGDLLKLYREMDDRDEEPVVIYHSHTATEAYPSRTDLAYANEPEAHYVLVSTADTDDAGPFQFRSYRIVDGEVTEEEVKVVENY; translated from the coding sequence ATGCTGACCATTACCGAGGCCCTGTTCGACCAGATCGTCGCCCACGCGCGCCAGGACCACCCCGACGAGGCGTGCGGAGTCGTCGCCGGGCCCGCCGGCACCGGCCGCCCCGAGCGCTTCATCCCGATGCTCAACGCGGCCCGCTCGCCCACGTTCTACGAGTTCGACTCCGGCGACCTGCTCAAGCTCTACCGCGAGATGGACGACCGCGACGAGGAGCCGGTCGTCATCTACCACTCGCACACCGCGACCGAGGCCTACCCCTCCCGCACCGACCTCGCCTACGCGAACGAGCCCGAAGCGCACTACGTCCTGGTCTCCACGGCGGACACCGACGACGCGGGCCCCTTCCAGTTCCGCTCCTACCGGATCGTGGACGGCGAGGTCACGGAGGAGGAGGTCAAGGTCGTGGAGAACTACTGA
- a CDS encoding amino acid permease, giving the protein MTSSQVGKIHDGSEAVGGDAPEEGYERGLGSRQVQMIAIGGAIGVGLFLGAGANIAKAGPSLIMMYALAGVIIFFIMRALGELLLYRPVSGSFAEYSREFLGPFFGYFTGWTYWLMWVVTGMAELTAAAIYVHYWFPAIHQWVTALVFLIVLFVANLISVKLFGEIEFWFSMVKVTALLGMIIIGIGVLTFGFSSAGDTASVSNLWQFDGFFPNGIGSSLMTLQGVMFAYLAVELVGVTAGESEDPEKTLPKAINTLPWRIALFYVGALTVILCVVKWTEFAPNVSPFVAAFAKIGIPAGAGIVNFVVLTAALSSCNSGMYSTGRMLRNLAESGEAPKVFSKLSSTKTPAFGVTVSVLFMGIGVILNYVAPGKAFGYVTSVATAAGIWTWLMILVSHILYRRAVDAGRLPASSFPAPGGAKCSYVAVVFLLFVTGLIAYDAQSRICLYVMAVWAAALAVGWAVLKARNPQVTQRREPELEKVG; this is encoded by the coding sequence ATGACCTCATCGCAGGTCGGCAAGATTCACGACGGCAGTGAGGCCGTGGGCGGCGACGCCCCCGAAGAGGGGTACGAGCGCGGGCTCGGCAGCCGTCAGGTCCAGATGATCGCGATCGGCGGCGCCATCGGCGTCGGCCTCTTCCTGGGGGCCGGGGCGAACATCGCCAAGGCCGGACCCAGCCTGATCATGATGTACGCCCTCGCGGGCGTGATCATCTTCTTCATCATGCGGGCGCTCGGCGAGCTCCTGCTCTACCGCCCGGTCTCGGGCTCCTTCGCCGAGTACTCCCGCGAGTTCCTCGGCCCGTTCTTCGGCTACTTCACCGGCTGGACGTACTGGCTGATGTGGGTGGTCACCGGCATGGCCGAGCTCACGGCCGCCGCCATCTACGTCCACTACTGGTTCCCGGCGATCCACCAATGGGTGACCGCGCTGGTCTTCCTGATCGTCCTTTTCGTGGCGAACCTGATCTCGGTGAAGCTCTTCGGCGAGATCGAGTTCTGGTTCTCGATGGTCAAGGTCACCGCCCTGCTCGGCATGATCATCATCGGCATCGGCGTTCTGACCTTCGGCTTCAGCTCCGCCGGTGACACCGCCTCCGTCAGCAACCTGTGGCAGTTCGACGGCTTCTTCCCCAACGGCATCGGCTCGTCCCTGATGACCCTCCAGGGCGTCATGTTCGCCTACCTCGCCGTCGAGCTCGTCGGCGTCACCGCGGGCGAGTCCGAGGACCCCGAGAAGACCCTCCCGAAGGCCATCAACACCCTCCCGTGGCGCATCGCCCTCTTCTACGTCGGCGCCCTCACGGTCATCCTCTGCGTCGTGAAGTGGACGGAGTTCGCGCCGAACGTGAGCCCCTTCGTCGCGGCCTTCGCGAAGATCGGCATCCCGGCGGGCGCCGGCATCGTCAACTTCGTGGTCCTCACCGCAGCGCTGTCCTCCTGCAACTCCGGCATGTACTCCACGGGCCGCATGCTGCGGAACCTGGCCGAGAGCGGCGAGGCCCCGAAGGTCTTCAGCAAGCTGTCGTCCACCAAGACGCCCGCGTTCGGCGTCACGGTCTCCGTGCTCTTCATGGGCATCGGCGTGATCCTCAACTACGTCGCCCCCGGGAAGGCCTTCGGCTACGTCACCTCGGTGGCCACCGCGGCCGGCATCTGGACCTGGCTGATGATCCTCGTCAGCCACATCCTCTACCGCCGCGCGGTCGACGCGGGCCGGCTCCCGGCCTCGTCCTTCCCCGCCCCGGGCGGCGCCAAGTGCAGCTACGTCGCCGTCGTGTTCCTCCTCTTCGTCACCGGCCTGATCGCCTACGACGCCCAGTCCCGCATCTGCCTGTACGTGATGGCCGTCTGGGCCGCCGCCCTGGCCGTCGGCTGGGCGGTCCTCAAGGCACGCAACCCCCAGGTCACCCAGCGCCGCGAGCCGGAGCTCGAAAAGGTCGGCTGA
- a CDS encoding DUF2017 domain-containing protein, with amino-acid sequence MPGHFEPLPGGGAAVALDEVEISIIRTLAVQLLELIGPGPAENASADPLAELFAEGPSEPPSDPVLKRLFPDAYSGPGVEADTPEQADEQQAHSAEFRRFTENDLRAGKRENALTVIRSLDALTPGGDGGAVLELTAAQSEQWLRALNDLRLAIGSRLDVVDEEDTELLYRLPDEDPRKPMVMAYLWLGGLQETLVTTLLP; translated from the coding sequence ATGCCCGGACACTTCGAACCGCTCCCCGGCGGCGGCGCGGCCGTCGCGCTCGACGAGGTCGAGATCTCCATCATCCGCACCCTCGCCGTCCAGCTCCTGGAGCTCATCGGTCCCGGCCCCGCGGAGAACGCCTCCGCCGACCCGCTCGCCGAGCTGTTCGCCGAGGGCCCCAGCGAGCCGCCCAGCGACCCGGTCCTCAAGCGCCTGTTCCCTGACGCCTACAGCGGACCCGGCGTCGAGGCCGACACGCCCGAGCAGGCCGACGAGCAGCAGGCCCACTCCGCCGAGTTCCGCCGCTTCACCGAGAACGACCTGCGCGCGGGCAAGCGCGAGAACGCCCTCACGGTGATCCGCTCGCTCGACGCGCTGACACCCGGCGGCGACGGCGGAGCGGTCCTGGAACTGACCGCCGCCCAGTCGGAGCAGTGGCTGCGCGCCCTGAACGACCTGCGTCTGGCCATCGGTTCGCGGCTCGACGTCGTCGACGAGGAGGACACCGAGCTCCTCTACCGCCTCCCCGACGAGGACCCGCGCAAGCCGATGGTGATGGCGTACCTCTGGCTGGGCGGCCTCCAGGAGACGCTGGTCACCACGCTTCTGCCCTGA
- the clpS gene encoding ATP-dependent Clp protease adapter ClpS, with amino-acid sequence MGGVTAPAPLEIEKTESAEEVFAVPEPDVPWVTIVHNDPVNLMSYVTYVFQTYFGYPKDKATKLMMDVHHKGRAVVSSGTREEMERDVQAMHGYGLWATLQQDRR; translated from the coding sequence ATGGGCGGTGTGACGGCTCCCGCACCTCTAGAGATCGAGAAGACCGAGTCGGCGGAGGAGGTCTTCGCCGTACCCGAGCCGGACGTCCCCTGGGTCACGATCGTCCACAACGACCCGGTCAACCTCATGAGCTACGTGACGTATGTCTTCCAGACGTACTTCGGCTATCCCAAGGACAAGGCCACCAAGCTGATGATGGACGTCCATCACAAGGGCCGGGCCGTCGTCTCCAGCGGCACGCGCGAGGAGATGGAGCGCGACGTGCAGGCCATGCACGGCTACGGTCTGTGGGCCACCCTTCAGCAGGACCGGAGGTAG
- a CDS encoding nicotinate phosphoribosyltransferase has product MNTADLGLPVEVPSTALFTDQYELTMLQAALAAGTAGRRSVFEVFTRRLPEGRRYGVLAGTGRVLDAVENFRFDPDLLGFLRERGIVDEPTLEWLASYRFGGDIWGYPEGEVYFPGSPVLRVEGSFAECVLLETVILSVLNHDSAIAAAASRMASAAGDRPLIEMGARRTHELAAVAASRAAYIGGFTSTSDLAAGFRYGIPTVGTSAHAFTLLHDHERDAFRAQVDSLGRGTTLLVDTYDVAEAVRTAVEVAGPGLGAVRIDSGDLLLVAHRVRRQLDELGARDTKIVVTSDLDEYAIASLAAAPVDAYGVGTQLVTGSGHPTCSMVYKLVARAESADPRAPLVPVAKKSTGGKTSVGGRKWAARRLDGQGVAEAEVVGVGPVPADLADQQLLAELVKGGQVLSREPLDVVRDRHARARARLPLSATQLSRGEPVIPTEYV; this is encoded by the coding sequence ATGAACACAGCGGACCTTGGGCTGCCGGTGGAAGTTCCGTCTACGGCGCTCTTCACGGACCAGTACGAGTTGACGATGCTGCAAGCCGCGCTCGCGGCCGGGACCGCCGGGCGGCGCTCGGTCTTCGAGGTCTTCACCCGCCGGCTGCCGGAAGGCCGGCGCTACGGAGTCCTCGCGGGCACCGGACGCGTCCTGGACGCCGTCGAGAACTTCCGCTTCGACCCGGACCTCCTCGGCTTCCTGCGCGAGCGCGGGATCGTGGACGAACCGACCCTGGAGTGGCTCGCCTCCTACCGCTTCGGCGGGGACATCTGGGGCTACCCCGAGGGCGAGGTGTACTTCCCGGGCTCGCCCGTCCTGCGGGTCGAGGGCAGCTTCGCGGAGTGCGTGCTCCTGGAGACGGTGATCCTCTCGGTCCTCAACCACGACTCCGCCATCGCGGCGGCCGCCTCCCGCATGGCCTCCGCCGCGGGCGACCGGCCGCTGATCGAGATGGGCGCCCGGCGCACCCACGAGCTGGCCGCCGTGGCCGCCTCGCGCGCCGCGTACATCGGCGGGTTCACCAGCACCTCCGACCTGGCCGCCGGTTTCCGCTACGGCATCCCGACCGTGGGCACCTCCGCGCACGCCTTCACGCTCCTGCACGACCACGAGCGGGACGCCTTCCGGGCCCAGGTGGACTCGCTGGGCCGCGGCACCACCCTGCTCGTGGACACCTACGACGTCGCCGAGGCGGTCCGCACGGCCGTCGAGGTCGCCGGGCCCGGACTCGGCGCGGTGCGCATCGACTCCGGCGACCTGCTGCTCGTCGCCCACCGGGTACGCCGGCAGCTGGACGAGCTGGGCGCGAGGGACACGAAGATCGTCGTGACCTCGGACCTCGACGAGTACGCCATCGCCTCGCTCGCGGCGGCGCCCGTGGACGCGTACGGCGTCGGCACCCAGCTGGTGACGGGATCCGGCCATCCGACGTGCTCGATGGTCTACAAACTGGTCGCCCGCGCCGAGTCGGCCGACCCCAGGGCTCCGCTGGTGCCGGTGGCCAAGAAGTCCACGGGCGGCAAGACGTCCGTCGGCGGCCGTAAATGGGCCGCCCGGCGCCTGGACGGACAGGGCGTCGCGGAGGCCGAGGTCGTCGGGGTGGGACCGGTGCCGGCCGACCTGGCCGACCAGCAGCTCCTGGCCGAGCTGGTCAAGGGCGGCCAGGTCCTGTCCCGGGAGCCGCTCGACGTCGTACGGGACCGGCACGCGCGGGCCCGCGCCCGGCTGCCGCTGTCCGCGACCCAGCTGTCGCGCGGCGAGCCGGTGATCCCCACCGAATACGTCTGA
- a CDS encoding isochorismatase family protein, producing MRRALIVVDVQNDFCEGGSLAVAGGADVAAAVTELIGQAPAGYRHVVATRDLHIAPGGHFADNPDYVHSWPAHCVAGTEGVGFHPNFAPAVASGAIDTVFDKGAYAAAYSGFEGADENGVPLGDWLRARGIGEVDVVGIATDHCVKATALDAARQGFRTTVLLDLTAGVAEETTQRALEEMRAAGIELTGKPVV from the coding sequence ATGCGCCGCGCCTTGATCGTCGTAGACGTGCAGAACGACTTCTGCGAGGGAGGCAGCCTCGCGGTGGCCGGGGGCGCCGACGTGGCCGCCGCCGTCACGGAGCTGATCGGGCAGGCGCCCGCCGGCTACCGGCACGTGGTCGCCACCCGGGACCTCCACATCGCCCCCGGGGGCCACTTCGCCGACAACCCCGACTACGTGCACTCCTGGCCCGCCCACTGCGTGGCCGGGACCGAGGGGGTCGGCTTCCACCCGAACTTCGCCCCTGCCGTCGCCTCCGGCGCGATCGACACGGTCTTCGACAAGGGCGCCTACGCGGCGGCGTACAGCGGCTTCGAGGGCGCCGACGAGAACGGGGTGCCCCTGGGCGACTGGCTGCGCGCCCGCGGGATCGGCGAGGTGGACGTGGTCGGCATCGCGACCGACCACTGCGTGAAGGCCACCGCCCTGGACGCGGCCCGGCAGGGCTTCCGCACGACCGTCCTGCTGGACCTGACCGCCGGGGTGGCGGAGGAGACGACGCAGCGGGCGCTGGAGGAGATGCGCGCCGCCGGGATCGAGCTCACGGGCAAGCCCGTCGTCTAG